The Pectobacterium wasabiae CFBP 3304 DNA segment TCGGCGTGGTCTGTCCCCAGTGTGCAAAGGCGGACTCTGCGGCCAGAACGGCTGCATCAACCTGGTGCAGATCGGCCTGCGCAATGGCGGTAATTTGCTCTCCCGTTGCGGGGTTGAATACCGCCAATGCCTCGCCGTTTCCCGCGACCAGCTTGCCGTCTATCAGTAATTTGTCATGCATACATTTTCCTTACAGAGAGAAAACGATCGTGTTTTTCATCACTATCTGCAAAATGTCTGTGCAAAAAACCTGCCACGTTATGTTAATAGTCAATCCGTTCTGCTACAGGTGGCATCAAACTAAGGCGTGTTACCCGACGCTTTCTTCGTCTGGGTCGCGGCCTGTCTCGCTTCCTCTGCCAGCGCTTCAATCTCTTCTTCCGTCAGTTGATCTGACGCTTCATGCACCTTTGCCAGCCCTTCGCTGACCGTCACCTCTTTAGGATCGTCCTTCATCGTCATTCCTCTCAATCAAATAATACGTCGACAAAGATAAGTGTAGTCGACGGCAAAAATCCGCCAACCTGAAGAAGATTTAACACTGCTTTCCGATTCGTCATATGTGATAATAATTATCAATTACATCATATTTATTATTCAGGGCCTTACCCCGTCGACGTCAACGGACAGTATTACGCACCGTGACAAGGGAAAGGGGTTCTGTTGCCGCAGAGTCGGCGGGAAGGTCACCTGACGGGACGTTGGCATGTCAGAGTCTGAACTCAGAATGCTGTTCAACCACTATGCAGAACGGTTAGAACGCTATCTCAATCATAAACTGCGCGACCCTCAAACAGCGGCAGATCTGGTGCAAGAGAGTTTTTTACGGCTGGCACAACGGCTGGAGCAGCAGGATGATGTAGACGACAAGAAAGCGTATCTCTATAAAACAGCCAATAATTTGCTGCTCGACCACGTCCGCCACCAGCAGCGCTGGCAGATGGCCGCGTGTGTTGACGACGTGGATACGACGCTGGACTCTCTGCCGGATGCCACTCCCCAACTCGATCGAGCAGCGATCGCTCAACAGGAACTGGAGCGTCTGGCAAACGTACTGGCAACATTGCCTGAACGCACGCAGCAGATATTTCACCTACACCGGTTTGAACACATGATGCAGGCACAAATTGCTCAGCAGTTGGATATTTCCCTCAGCACCGTTGAGAAACATCTTGCTATGGCTCTGCATGCCATGCTGACGATCCGCTCCTCATGAAAATAGTCGCCAATAATGAAATAATCACAAATTATTTACGGGTTTATTGCCCTCAGACGTCTACTTATTTAGAGACCCTACCCACTCTAGGCCTATAACATGAACGATTATCCCCCTGAAATCCATCAACAGGCTGCACGATGGGCCATACGTCTGGCCGAAGCGCCGCTGGACGATGAACAGGAACTGACATTCCAGCGCTGGCTGGCACAGGATCCCCGCCATCGCCAGGCTTTGGAACAGGCAGGGATGCTCTGGCATGAGTTAGGGTCGCTCAGCGCCGAGCAAAAACAGGTGCTGCAACCACAACCGGTAGCCAAATTGCCCGTCAGACGCGTCAATCGCGTGACACAGTGGAAAATCGCGGCCTTATTGTTGCTGGGCTTCAGTCTTGGCACGACGTGGATTTCCGACAGCATCATCACGCTGCGCTCAGACTATCACGCGGATCATCAGGTTAAACAGGTTACGCTACCGGACGGCAGCCAGGTTGATATGGATGCAGGCAGCGCTATTGTTCTTGCCTACACACCGCAGGAACGGCGAGTCACGTTGCTGCAAGGTTCGGCCTGGTTCACCGTTGCCCCGATGAATGTGCAGGAAAAACGTCCTTTCCTGGTCGATGCAGCGTCGGGAACGACACAGGCGTTGGGCACACAATTTATTGTGCAAAACGCATCACAGACAACGACGGTCGGCGTGGTGGAGCACAGCGTTCAGGTAACCACAGGTGGACAAACGCTGCGGCTTGATGAAGAGCAGGCCGCACGCTATACCAAGCAAGGTATGACACGTCTTCCCGGCTGGAATAGCCGCGAGCGTGGCGATTGGCGACGTGGCCTGCTGATATTTGATCAACAGCCGCTCGCTATTGTGATCGCCCGAATCAATCAGTACCGCGCTGGTACGATCGTCATTCCTAGTTCAGCACTGCGCCAACGTCAGGTCAGCGGCATGTTTTCGCTTAACGAACTGGATAGCGCGCTGCAAACCATGGCCGTTGAACTGGGTGCCAAAACCGTTTCGCTGCCCGGCGTCACTATTTTGTACTGATCTATACCGATTCTCCCCCCTCTGGTATTTCCTTTCGCTACCGCTCCTGCAATGCCGTTCGGGAGTGGTGAGCACTCATCAAGAACCACGACGTTTACAATGCCGCAACTCACCGGTGAAAAAATTTTTAATATTTTTTTACGGGTTCTGTTACCTCAACCGTCTTCATATTTAGATAATGATTTTTAT contains these protein-coding regions:
- a CDS encoding RNA polymerase sigma factor translates to MSESELRMLFNHYAERLERYLNHKLRDPQTAADLVQESFLRLAQRLEQQDDVDDKKAYLYKTANNLLLDHVRHQQRWQMAACVDDVDTTLDSLPDATPQLDRAAIAQQELERLANVLATLPERTQQIFHLHRFEHMMQAQIAQQLDISLSTVEKHLAMALHAMLTIRSS
- a CDS encoding FecR family protein, which translates into the protein MNDYPPEIHQQAARWAIRLAEAPLDDEQELTFQRWLAQDPRHRQALEQAGMLWHELGSLSAEQKQVLQPQPVAKLPVRRVNRVTQWKIAALLLLGFSLGTTWISDSIITLRSDYHADHQVKQVTLPDGSQVDMDAGSAIVLAYTPQERRVTLLQGSAWFTVAPMNVQEKRPFLVDAASGTTQALGTQFIVQNASQTTTVGVVEHSVQVTTGGQTLRLDEEQAARYTKQGMTRLPGWNSRERGDWRRGLLIFDQQPLAIVIARINQYRAGTIVIPSSALRQRQVSGMFSLNELDSALQTMAVELGAKTVSLPGVTILY